The Vigna unguiculata cultivar IT97K-499-35 chromosome 1, ASM411807v1, whole genome shotgun sequence nucleotide sequence TCAGAGTCATGCCCCTTTTGCCGTGGAAGCATGAGAAGGATCAGTTCTGCAGATTTATGGATAGTGATTGGCAACAATGATGTTGTTGACAGCTTCACCATTGCAAAAGACAATTTGAGACGTTTATACCTATTCATTCAAACTCTGCCTCTAATCATACCAGAACCACATCTACTATACACATTCAATTACATGCTATGACTTCAGTAAGAAAAAAAGGGTTTTAGTTATAACTATTATGCAGTTGAAATAGTTGAATCAGACAAATCAAATATGCTTTTCCTGTGTTGTAATTTGTGAACACCTCAATCTCACTCATGCTTATAATATTGAGAAAGGGAACAGAGCATAAACTATGAAAGGCATCAATCATAgatattttgatttcttttacCTGTGAGAGCCTAAAGTTGTGGTTGAATGGCTTGGAAATGGACACGTTCTGGCTTTTAATACACTAATAATCAACGGCTAAATCATGGTGCACTGAGTCATCCTAAACAGTGGCTATTTTCACAATATGAGataaagtaaacaaatatatgaGACATGAAATGATGTCATGCTGTGTtgttcttctttgttttcaaatatCTAATGCCTCTTTCACAAACACAATCACACTAAAAGATTAACATAACATCAATGCACACAACAGATAAATGCTACCAAATTAAGCATTTATACTTAAACTTGATTAATCTTTTGCATTCTATAAATTTAGACTCTCTTGATTTCTCAGTATTATCATGGGAATTCTTCACAGTGACACTTCCTTCTTATAACATCATTTCTGACCCATCGAAAAATCGACATCCTTTCTAATTTAAAATCGTAAGACAGtgtgttaataaatatttttcctgtatttaattttttcatctttagTCAGTAATATAAGACTTagattcatatttatatttcttaaccTCTTGTAactattatcttttattttatctcttcttGTTTTACTTGTCCAAAATTTATGCTATCTAAATCACTTATATTCCCTAATAGTacttatacaaattatttaccatttataatttagtatctataatttttatcaaaaaaaaaaagtgcaaaGTGCCTCTATTACTTTACAAGTTTCTTGCactatttcttttcatttggcaATAGATTTTGtagagtataaaaaatatattccaaAGAATTGATTCCAAAATGGATGGGAAGTAACATTCATACATGAATAAACACGCCaaacataataaaacaacaTCATCCTATTAAAAAAACCTTGATAGAGTGTTAGATTTTTTGCACTTTTGTTCTGTGTTTAATTGGCCCAGTTGCTTTTTATTAAAGAGAATAAAGGTTTATTAACGGAGCCCAAGTGGCTGTATCACTGCTTCTACAACATGATTTGGAAATAACAAAATTGGTTCAATAAGCCCAATTTACACAACCAAAGGGTGTGGTTCTGGCAAGTGGCCCAATGATTAGGCATAAGCATATTCTCCACACACAACACAACTCTCTCATTGCATTAAAactactaaaaatataaaatattctctaaataaaataggtacttaattattattagaaaaatatttaattaaagaatatatatatatatatatatatatatataaaatttgtgttgGATTGGagtgaaagtgaaaaaaaaaagataaaagaaaaatagaatgaaaaaaagTCTCATTTGTGTTAACCGAAGAGAGGGGAGAAGTGAATATATTCCAGCCTATTTGTTTGCATAGgtgaacaaagaaaataaaatgaataaattgcATGAATGTTTGTATATAATTAGAAGTTAACAATTTACTTCATTGTTTTTCGTAATATTGAATTgtttagtatttaaaattgttcaagaaaccaaaacaaaaacaaaagaaaaggaaaattcaTCTTCCtcattttatgttaatttaagaaagaagtttattttttttatgagtcccatagaaatatttttcatcatttatttatttctttctcaaACCAACACTAAAAATGattatttcttgtttatcttCTTGTGGGTAAAGTGAATGCATGTGGAGTTTGGCctcatgttttttcttttttagctAAGGAAAGGTTAAAGTTAGAGATAGAATATAAAACTCTATGCCTTTAGAGTTGGATTTTTTTGTCTATACTTCAATTAAATTGTTGGTGAAATGCATTAAACTAGTtaacttttttagttttttcattgAAATGTTCTAAACTcagtttaaaaaatacatttaattttaaaacatggTGAATTAACTACCTGTAAGTGTTTCAtgacaaaattttttattaaaaaaaatgatttttgtaaaaaaaaaagagacttgaattacttttataaattgaGATGGCAAAGCGAAGATTAACACAAACAAAAGTTTGCAACTTTAATGTGCACTTAATGagtgtgaaattaaaatttggtaCAATAACCCCTTTTGGTTACCTTTTGAAAGggttattatttattaaggAAGCGTGGAAGACACGCACCAATGGTACGGAGACAGAacctttgtttttattttaatttttttgacttGACACTGATGTTTTGTCCCTCTGCCTTTGTGCTTTGTCTTTGTTCAATTCAGTTACTTTTTTTTGGCtccattcatattttattattcacacGTTGGAAACCAACATCATTCCAGCCATGGGTTATAATTTGCATATATAATTCtctttaagaaaacaaaaactactctccttatcttttatatttgtattaaatatctttttattgctcgtgtttaattaaaattcaaagttcaagtagaatttaaaattagtctttttaaaaattttgactaatttaattctttattttaaaaatgtgtaaatttaatttttttaatcaaatttgattaagtttatccgacgtttcaaacgcatctcatgataatatttgaattgtttatatcgtttgatatatttttgcttcaatgttaactcaaatattatcataaaatgtgtttaaaatgtaaattaacaaaaatttgataaaaatgactaaatttatgtatttctaaaaataaatgactaaattgatataaaattttaaagagagactaatttcaaaatttattaaaacttgagggacaaaaaacatacttaaccttttatattttgttttattttcttaaaattatttctataattttatatcctatttattttttattgtaagttaataatttattaatttatcatatatctttatctataactatatatatatatataattcaatctgtttatattttataattttaattttatggttataatataattatttgttaaatttttaaaagctAAAAGTTAAcagtaatttttataaaattgttcatcttctctttttcttttttatttattgacagttatttttttatttattttttcttcatttatttcatttcatttttaataaatataattttattttatatattattgttaataacattataatattactatctattaatataatatcatatatatttaaaaagtatatatattaaaaaggtaAATACATAGACATAAAGTAGTGTATGTGTTTACTACGTTagttataatataatgttattactAATGATTTAATTCAGTTAGTaatgttgtttttatatttaggtTTAGTATTTAttctagttttatatttttttaaaatatttgttaaacaaaattaattttgacctttttgataaattattgtcacattaaatttatatatatatttggaatGTATCATATGTCagattcaaaaattttgaaagattGAAAATGACAAAACCCTTGACAAAtgacacatttaaaatattattaacggTAAGTATAACTGAATAACTAAATTAACTttgtttaaaacattaaaattcaaCGAAGTTAAAAAAACCtagaaatgaaattattaaaagtggttatttttaagaaaaaatgaaactaaGTTGACAAGATAAAAAGAGTTGTATATTAACCCTATTTTCTATCATTTTCATGAGCATACAATTTGGTACTAGTCCATTCCAATAAGTTGGTGTTGTTATGTATGTCTGATTCTCTGAACTTCAGcacttaatattaattaatattaatacgaatgttaatgttaattattaatagAATTAGAATGGTATTAGGGTTGATGATTGATTGGAATTTGGAGAAAATGAAATTGGGAATGTCTAAGAATTGCTCTTTCTTCCAACAACTTTCCCATCATGTCTGTGAAATGCATTCCACGTGCCTTTCCACCAAAACTATGTCACTCATCACATGAATTTTTCACAATGTCCatcttcctttttattttttattttttatttttttcatttccataaataaattaagatgcTATCTTCAGTGAATTCTTAGctggttttcattttttcttttttatatttcttgtcCCCTAACCTTTTTCTCTTCATAAATTCCTCTCCCCTGTTTTTCCAAAACAGAACCTGGTTTTCATTCTCCAAACTCCATTCTTATTCacattaatcataaaaaaatcttaaatcaaTCCCAGGTATTAATTCagattttagttatttttcgAACAGACATAACACTAGTAAGATACAatcttaaactttaatttatacgagattttaataaaaattcttaatcaatagagattctttgttttgtctaaCAAGACATGTTCGTCTAAATCTCCTATAATAAGACTTTTGCTATAATTACTATATCGTATTTGTATGAGTATGATGAactgattttaatattattaattagtttattgcgagagatttattaaaaaaacacaacaccaatagaacatatatttaaaatatataagatattaaCATCAtctttatctcatttttttgttgttgtaaatttaaaaaaaaaacatatcataCTGAGATAAAAGCTTAAACTATACCATAAATTGACACTGTTttcaattcataatttttaataaaaaatgatattttaatctttttttatctatttttaattcagTATTGTAATCATCGTtagatcatttattttaattctttttagtaatgtgatattataatttaataatgattaaagtattgagttaaaaatagataaaaaaaagtgaattaaaatatcattgtcctaatTAATATAATGAATAATGAATTGATCAAATAAGACACGGtacaataaaacataaaccTAAGACATCTTGATATCAATTCTAatctaaaacttaaaaataatatgtttgtagacagttttttattatatattatttcaatttttatctctatatttaatatgaaataaattctcttaaaaaaaataatgccaTACAGAAATATTGTGCATgagaaaaacataaattaagaaTGACtggtattttttgttttaatcttgatCACTGCTGGCAACTGAAATCAAAGATAATCATTTGAGAAACAAAGTAGGTGATGCTCCAAACAAGACAAACAACatctgataaaagaaaaaaaaaattgagttaaaagaaataatagtaataatgagAGTACTTAATAGCTTTTAGAAACACAGGTGGTGCAGGTGCAGGACAACAGAAGAAGAGAACAGAACAAAACAGAGAACATAGGTTGGAGAAGTATAGTATAAAGTATAAAGTAGAAACACTGTTTGTTTTCCCTAGGTTATGTTCTATCAGTGGTATAATAGTACACACCTTTTTCCATTTTCACAACCACAACCCTCACTCACTCACTTTCCCTAGGATGCCCCAACACAACCCAACCCAACCCAGTTCACTTTTTCAGTgtcacaaacattttttttttcaattttcaatatctAAATTTGTTAAAGCCACCCAACGTGTCCCTTATCTTTCGGCATTAATCTTAAAAAACTGGTTCCACTGTTCCCAGTTCCTTCTCATAATAACACTTACTATGCATTGTTTAACAAGTAGCACTGAAGTTGCAGGTAGCTAGGTAGGACCAACCAAACAAACCCAAAGGGATATATACTAACGTACGCCACAGGGACCGTTAGCTGTGCGGCGCCAATATTCGTTggtgctctctctctctctctctctctctctctctctttttctgtgtctttttttctttctttcctttgatatttttttaactcttcTTAACTTGTTATAACCCAACAACACAAACCCAACCTTTTTTGAACTCACAGCACAGCCACTGATCCTACTCTTTGTCTCTCTCAAAAATGGATAATGGGTGTTTCTCTTCCCCTCGACGTGATTTCCCTGCTGGTCTGCGAGTTCTTGTTGTGGATGATGATCCTACGTGGCTCAAGATCCTTGAGAAGATGCTCAAGAAGTGCAATTATGAAGGTTAGTTTTGTTTAGTCATCACATGAGtgcttccttttttcttttttgcacaCTGCCACTTTTGTTGTGTGCCAAGTTACCACTATTGGTTAATTTCATGTACTTAAGATCTATAATTGATGTAAAGTTTCCAGGTTttgatttaattctttttaagcTTTAGTGTGTGGTGGATCAGTTTCTGAGGAATGTGCTCGCATTTTTTTTAtggcaaaaaaaaatgaaacaaatttttttttgttaaggtTGTGAACTGATGATGGCACTCAAATAGTTAGTGGTAATTACTCATAATTTTgcatgcatatttttttaaattttgggttGATTTTGGATTTTACTTGGTAAACTGATCTTTCAATTCTTTAAAGGATGGTCCTTTTCATTTTCCAAGCAAAAACTTGAATTGCAGAAAAGTTCTGATTGTGAAGTTATTATTAGTGGGGGCATGTTGTAGATTAGCTCGGGTTCTATCTACTGTGTTGCCATGTCtgttaatattaaaacatttaGAGAGGGGCATAAAGAAGTTCTCTTGTCGAATTTGATTCTTCATAATCTAAATTTACTGTCTTCTGGCATTGTTTATTTTTGGTATCTTTGGAGCTATAATATGCCATGTTGGTAATCCCACACTTTCTCATCCATTGATAACATGCActagttaaaatattaatgagaAGATGGTTGGTGCATTAGCAGTAGCATGTTGgattagtttatttaaaaatatatctgaTAACTGAATTAAATCTGAATAAATTAAACCGTACATGTTCTGTGAGGTTTTTTATATGAGATCTTAGTTTATGGCTACAACTCTCTTGGATTGAGCTTTTGTCCCTGGTAGGTTTTAAGAAATTGTTGTCATAAATGGAAGGTAGAGAGTTTAGTGCTTATATAGTTTCATGAGGCAAATAAAAACACCAACTAAAGCAAAAACCCGAATTATTGAGACTATGATTGCAATAAGAACAGATAATATATGAAGAGACATCTCTGAATGATAGTGTGAATGTCATAGGTAGTAGTAAGAGGTTGTGTCTAACAGGTTGTGGTCTTCACATCATGCAACACTGATCATTAAGTTGGGTAATTCgagaaatatttgtataacaacAGACTTTCAAAGCTTTTTTGTTATGTCACCATTTATACTGTTTATAATTCCCCTATCTATGTTTCTCTGTCTTTTTCTTCTGCCTTTCTGTTCATATCAGTGAGATTTTATAGAAGTAGCAAATTTTGAAAAGCAAACACACATTATTCTgattctctttcttcttttgattcAGTGACTACATGCTGTTTAGCAAGGCATGCTCTAAACTTGCTTCGTGAAAGGAAGGATGGATATGATATAGTGATCAGCGATGTAAACATGCCTGACATGGATGGTTTTAAACTTCTTGAGCATGTTGGGCTTGAGATGGATCTTCCTGTGATTAGTCAGTTCTCtatcaataatatattcaagtttttcgttatatGATATCATTGTAATCCTTTGATCACATTGATTGAAACTCCACGCTCTGACAAGTCACACTTTGCAATACTGTTCAGTGATGTCTGTGGATGGGGAAACAAGCAGGGTCATGAAAGGTGTTCAACATGGAGCATGTGATTATCTCCTTAAGCCTATAAGGATGAAAGAACTGCGAAATATATGGCAGCATGTCTTTAGAAAAAGGATACACGAGGCAAAAGAGTTTGAAAGCTTTGAGAGTTTTGAGAGCATGATGAGAAATGGATCAGAGCTATCAGATGAGGGGAACTTGTTTGCTGTAGAAGATGTGACctcaacaaagaaaagaaaagatgcaGATAACAAACACGATGACAAAGAATGTATGGATCCATCATCTACCAAGAAAGCTAGAGTAGTATGGTCTGTAGATCTTCATCAGAAGTTTGTTAAAGCTGTGAATCAGATTGGATTTGATAGTAAGTTTCTTCTCAAGGTTCTGTATAAAAGTGTTGTTTGGAATCGTCACTGTGGCTTCTATAAATCTTGTTGATATGCATAACCTAGCATATCCTTGATGAATTGAAGTGTGACTGCCAGTTATAATCTTTTGTGAATGTAGTCATCTTATATCTTCCATCCAAAAACTATTTGTAACAAATAATTTCTGTTTGGCAGAAGTTGGGCCGAAGAAAATACTGGATCTGATGAATGTTCCATGGCTGACTAGAGAGAATGTTGCCAGCCATTTGCAGGTGATGCTGTAATTTCACTCCTTCATTGTTACCCCTAGATTATTGAGAAAGAAACATGTATAGAGTCTTTCACTCATGTATTCTTTTTGGTAGACTTAGAATCATAACAAAACTTCACTTTGATACTATAGAGTGTGAGTAATTACCTCCAAACATAGGTCCTGTACAAATGTTTCTCAGAAACATTACAACTTGGATGCAGATTCTCTCGTAAATTcaagaaaatgtgtatgtttGTGTAATGTTCCATGAGTTTGAAGTTTGAAACTCGGGTTCCTGATAAGAAATTTTCTTGTGCAGAAATACCGGCTTTATTTGATTAGGATTCAGAAAGAAAACGATCGAAGATCTTCCTCGAGTGGTATGAAGCATTCAGATTTTCCTTCAAAAGATCTGGGAAGTTTTGGATTTCAAAACCCAGTAAACAAGCAACAGAATGATGTTTCAACTGACAGCTACAATTATTCGGATGGATCATTACAGCTTCCGACCgtggaaaataaaagtcatgaagGTGATAAGGGATCTGTTTCACAGTTCACCATAGCAAAAAAAGGAAGGCCTTTGACTGGTAACGTTTCCGATTCAAATATGAGAGAGAGTTCAAGAGTTGGCCTCAATCAAACTTTTGCCCAGTCAGAAGGAAACCATGCAGTGTTTGATTGCTCCATGCCAACACAGTACTCTTGGACTGAAGTTCCACCCATGCAACTCAAAGAAGAACACAAGTCACTTGTTCATTTGAAAGATAGCTTCAATCAGATGCCATTACACGGTAAGCAGCATCACATCCAAGTTGATCAATCACAGTCAGTTGCTTCAATTAGTTCAGCTCCCTCTATAACGGAGGAAGAGGTTCCTGCTTGTATAGAAGCAAAACCTTTGTTTTCAGATTTCAAGAATGATCAATCCAGTTCTGTGAATTCAATAGGGAATGCAGTTGACACCTTTCCAATTCAACCAGGAAGTCTTGTTATGAATGCTCAATCTTTAGAACCCATTTCAACTACAAATTCAGGATTGAAAACACATGGATATAATAACCTCAGTTGCATTTCTGATCTGGAAATTTACCAAAGAAACCTTCTTTTGGGAGGCGAGGCAGCTTCTGCACCTTTGGATGAGGACTTGCATTTCCAGTGGCTACAAGGTGAATGTTATAATATGAACTTTGGTCTGCAGAATATAGGAATGCCAGAATATTATGATCCAGGACTTATACCAGAAGCTCCAATTCACTTATATGATTCAGGCGATTACTCGGTTATAGATCAAGGTCTGTTCATAGCATGAACTGCTTTGCCTTTCCTCCTGCATCttcaacaaaaatcaaaatGCAATCATGAAAGGACAATTTATGTTTCTTGTAGCTAACTACGTCTTTGTTGAAGAATTTCAATCTCAACGGTTGGGGTATTCTTTTTCCGATCATAGAGGATTTGGATATATTGCAGTATGTATAAAAACGAATGCTGACAAGTATTGAGGTTACTTAATAAGCTTGCTTCCACCTAATTTTAGCCTTCCTTAAggtaaaaatagataaatgtCAACCTGCATTATTTGACAAATGTCTCTGAAAACATTATTACTGAATGAATGAATTTGggttttactaaaataaaatggacTCAAATTATTTAGTAAgtctcaaataaaatttaacaacaaTAACATAGTCAAAAGAATGTGTATAGAAGATGTcaacatgtttttaaaaaaaaatgtgtgaaaCAGGAGTAGTTCAACCGCATATTGTAGTGTAAAATGTAAATAACAGATTACCTCGCATGGAAAGTCTCGCCTCTTGTGAACTTTCGCCATGtacttttttatatgttaatcaTATGCTAGTGCTGGCTGAAAATTTGGAGCCGCGCGCATCGATCACTGGAACTAACTTTAAAGTGATTGGTTAGAAGAATGGTTTTAGAACCAAGCAAGCTTAAAGTGATTTCTGAACATTGTTTTggaaaaattgaataagtctTTCCTTCTTAGTTGGAAGTACTACCTTTTGGTTTATGGGGTCAAAAGATGAAAAAGGGCAACGCCGCACATTCACCAACCACACTCTTTTTCATGTACGGGGATTAAAATTCCTCAAACGCACGTTCACAGAAAAAATATTTCCATGTcctcaaaattaatatttgaatggTTTGTAACAAAGTGACGAATCACAGTTATGTGAAACTAAAGGTAATACATGTCCTACAATTTACCTTGATGTATAGCCTAAACCTATTTCACAAACTTGGTTATCtccaatatcaaaatttaatgtagaCTAGATATAActacaacagaaaaaaaaaaaactacaaaattttCCATCGAAATGTGAAAACACATCGGGACATGATCTCTCCTAATTATCCTATTACAAGTAAACTACAATCACTGTTTAACGATATGAACATGAGGCTGAAAGAATATAAGCGGCTTGTTTCAGTTTCTTTCACAGTTTTTTCTTGAAGTCACAGGCTCGGCCAGGTACTTCTTTTCTTGCTAATGCTGAATGTTTGGTGAAGCATTTTCTCTTGTGGTACTAGATAATGAATTTACTGGTCTTGTAGTTCGGTTAATTTTTTCAGTAGTaggtttggaattgtttgtgCTGATAGGGGGCTTCGATGCATTTCCTAAGCTTTTGTCCTGGACTGTGCTAGAACTAGAACTTGCTTTCCTCACAAGTTTTGGTGACCGGGGCAGTGTAGGTGAGGTCTGAAAGGAATAACAagtaaataacattattatatattacaagtTGAACGCATCACccagaataaaaaaattgcaagtaCGATATTATAAATCACAAGTTGAAAGCATCTCCAGGTAGGGAAAAATGAACCGACAGATATTGATGGTTGATAGATTTTGTGGGATGGTCATAAAGAATTTGCAAGGTGAACAGAACTGATTGACAAGCAACATCCTCTAGAATATAAATCAAAAAGCCACAAACAAGGACTTGTGGCTAA carries:
- the LOC114194075 gene encoding two-component response regulator ARR11 isoform X1 → MDNGCFSSPRRDFPAGLRVLVVDDDPTWLKILEKMLKKCNYEVTTCCLARHALNLLRERKDGYDIVISDVNMPDMDGFKLLEHVGLEMDLPVIMMSVDGETSRVMKGVQHGACDYLLKPIRMKELRNIWQHVFRKRIHEAKEFESFESFESMMRNGSELSDEGNLFAVEDVTSTKKRKDADNKHDDKECMDPSSTKKARVVWSVDLHQKFVKAVNQIGFDKVGPKKILDLMNVPWLTRENVASHLQKYRLYLIRIQKENDRRSSSSGMKHSDFPSKDLGSFGFQNPVNKQQNDVSTDSYNYSDGSLQLPTVENKSHEGDKGSVSQFTIAKKGRPLTGNVSDSNMRESSRVGLNQTFAQSEGNHAVFDCSMPTQYSWTEVPPMQLKEEHKSLVHLKDSFNQMPLHGKQHHIQVDQSQSVASISSAPSITEEEVPACIEAKPLFSDFKNDQSSSVNSIGNAVDTFPIQPGSLVMNAQSLEPISTTNSGLKTHGYNNLSCISDLEIYQRNLLLGGEAASAPLDEDLHFQWLQGECYNMNFGLQNIGMPEYYDPGLIPEAPIHLYDSGDYSVIDQGLFIA
- the LOC114194075 gene encoding two-component response regulator ORR26 isoform X2, translated to MDNGCFSSPRRDFPAGLRVLVVDDDPTWLKILEKMLKKCNYEVTTCCLARHALNLLRERKDGYDIVISDVNMPDMDGFKLLEHVGLEMDLPVIMMSVDGETSRVMKGVQHGACDYLLKPIRMKELRNIWQHVFRKRIHEAKEFESFESFESMMRNGSELSDEGNLFAVEDVTSTKKRKDADNKHDDKECMDPSSTKKARVVWSVDLHQKFVKAVNQIGFDKVGPKKILDLMNVPWLTRENVASHLQKYRLYLIRIQKENDRRSSSSGMKHSDFPSKDLGSFGFQNPVNKQQNDVSTDSYNYSDGSLQLPTVENKSHEGDKGSVSQFTIAKKGRPLTGNVSDSNMRESSRVGLNQTFAQSEGNHAVFDCSMPTQYSWTEVPPMQLKEEHKSLVHLKDSFNQMPLHGNAVDTFPIQPGSLVMNAQSLEPISTTNSGLKTHGYNNLSCISDLEIYQRNLLLGGEAASAPLDEDLHFQWLQGECYNMNFGLQNIGMPEYYDPGLIPEAPIHLYDSGDYSVIDQGLFIA